From the genome of Acidimicrobiales bacterium, one region includes:
- a CDS encoding SDR family oxidoreductase, with protein sequence MGNDETYDLDGRTLLVTGASSGIGRTTALGLGRRGAQVLLACRSAGPTAAVVDEIAALAGPGRAEHVPLDLDDLASVRACARQVLDRDEPLDVLVNNAGLAGHKGVTAQGFERTFGVNHLGHFLLTSLLLEHLRDQGKTRVVNVASDAHYGPKRIDFDAQLRPTRSFGGLKEYQVSKLCNVLFTQELARRLDGTGVTTYAVHPGVVASNIWRKVPWPIRPIAVRFMTSVEDGALASLHCATEPGIEHLSGRYFERREPKEPSPVATPELAAELWSRSVEWTS encoded by the coding sequence ATGGGGAACGACGAGACGTACGACTTGGACGGCCGGACCCTCCTGGTCACCGGGGCCAGCTCGGGCATCGGGCGGACCACCGCGCTCGGGCTGGGGCGGCGAGGGGCGCAGGTGCTCCTGGCGTGCCGGTCGGCCGGACCGACGGCGGCCGTGGTCGACGAGATCGCCGCGCTGGCCGGCCCCGGACGGGCCGAGCACGTCCCCCTCGACCTCGACGACCTCGCGTCGGTGCGGGCCTGCGCCCGGCAGGTGCTCGACCGCGACGAGCCACTCGACGTGCTGGTGAACAACGCCGGCCTCGCCGGTCACAAGGGGGTCACCGCCCAGGGCTTCGAGCGCACCTTCGGCGTCAACCACCTGGGCCACTTCCTGCTCACCAGCCTGCTGCTGGAGCACCTCCGGGACCAGGGCAAGACCCGGGTGGTCAACGTGGCCAGCGACGCCCACTACGGCCCCAAGCGGATCGACTTCGACGCCCAGCTCCGGCCCACCAGGAGCTTCGGGGGCCTGAAGGAGTACCAGGTGTCGAAGCTGTGCAACGTGCTCTTCACCCAGGAGCTGGCCCGGCGGCTCGACGGCACCGGCGTCACCACGTACGCGGTGCACCCGGGCGTCGTCGCCTCGAACATCTGGCGGAAGGTGCCGTGGCCCATCCGGCCGATCGCCGTCCGCTTCATGACCTCGGTGGAGGACGGCGCCCTGGCGTCGCTCCACTGCGCCACCGAGCCCGGCATCGAGCACCTCAGCGGGCGCTACTTCGAGCGCCGGGAGCCGAAGGAGCCGAGCCCGGTCGCCACCCCGGAGCTGGCCGCCGAGCTGTGGTCCCGCAGCGTCGAGTGGACGTCGTAG
- a CDS encoding class I SAM-dependent methyltransferase, which produces MSVNFSYVDSALQHMEDGEPPPFWRHFHWGLFDEPDRADDSPERYFVAAEAMTDHVIAAAGVGAGRRVLDVGCGFGGTLDHIRSRHDGCRLVGLNIDERQVRWAGRLLDRGESPVSFVTADGCRLPVADGSLDHVLAVECIFHFPSRKAFFVEVARVLRPGGTLALSDFLMAPGALAQVAETMASSAAGVGEDSWYGHMAKPLTSSGYERLARRTGLEPLVDDDVNRRTLPTYAALRRLAAEDTSSDGVTSIDGIEALAITGDLAYHVLSFRKP; this is translated from the coding sequence ATGAGCGTCAACTTCTCGTACGTCGACTCGGCGCTGCAGCACATGGAGGACGGCGAGCCGCCGCCCTTCTGGCGCCACTTCCACTGGGGCCTGTTCGACGAGCCCGACCGCGCCGACGACAGCCCCGAGCGCTACTTCGTCGCCGCCGAGGCCATGACCGACCACGTGATCGCAGCGGCCGGGGTGGGCGCGGGCCGTCGGGTCCTCGACGTGGGCTGCGGCTTCGGCGGCACGCTCGACCACATCCGCAGCCGCCACGACGGGTGCCGGCTCGTCGGCCTGAACATCGACGAGCGCCAGGTGCGCTGGGCGGGCCGCCTGCTCGACCGCGGTGAGTCGCCCGTCTCGTTCGTGACCGCCGACGGCTGCCGGCTGCCGGTGGCCGACGGGTCGCTCGACCACGTGCTGGCCGTCGAGTGCATCTTCCACTTCCCCAGCCGCAAGGCGTTCTTCGTCGAGGTCGCCCGGGTGCTGCGGCCGGGCGGGACGCTGGCGCTGTCGGACTTCCTGATGGCGCCGGGCGCGCTGGCGCAGGTGGCCGAGACGATGGCGTCGTCGGCGGCGGGGGTGGGGGAGGACAGCTGGTACGGCCACATGGCCAAGCCGCTGACGTCGTCGGGCTACGAGCGGCTGGCCCGCCGCACCGGCCTGGAGCCGCTGGTCGACGACGACGTCAACCGGCGCACCCTGCCCACCTACGCGGCGCTGCGGCGCCTCGCCGCCGAGGACACCAGCTCCGACGGGGTCACCAGCATCGACGGCATCGAGGCCCTGGCGATCACCGGCGACCTCGCCTACCACGTGCTGTCGTTCCGCAAGCCCTGA
- a CDS encoding class I SAM-dependent methyltransferase: MVSLPYIDDEIARMDAGGAPPAYLRHFHWGHYDDLDGFDDSAEGYVSAAETMTERVVAAGRVADDRRILDVGCGFGGTLDLIRGRNPGCRLAGINIDERQLSWARRLLGESAAAIPFVTADGCVLPVRDAAIDHVLAVECVFHFPSRKRFFREVARVLQPGGTLALSDFVLATGSAASVALNVRSAGLGEWYGRSATPLTSVAYERLGRSVGLELLVDDDVTERTLPTYPALRRLYKESGAVDGVITVDSVEQLARGGGWEYHVLAFRKPAGAEAGAGADG, translated from the coding sequence ATGGTGAGCCTCCCGTACATCGACGACGAGATCGCGCGCATGGATGCCGGCGGTGCGCCGCCGGCCTACCTCCGGCACTTCCACTGGGGTCACTACGACGACCTCGACGGCTTCGACGACAGCGCCGAGGGCTACGTCTCGGCGGCGGAGACCATGACCGAGCGGGTGGTCGCCGCCGGCCGGGTCGCCGACGACCGTCGCATCCTCGACGTGGGCTGCGGCTTCGGCGGCACGCTCGACCTCATCCGCGGCCGCAACCCCGGCTGCCGGCTGGCGGGGATCAACATCGACGAGCGCCAGCTCAGCTGGGCGCGGCGGCTGCTCGGTGAGAGCGCGGCGGCGATCCCGTTCGTGACCGCCGACGGCTGCGTGCTGCCGGTCCGTGACGCCGCGATCGACCACGTGCTGGCAGTCGAGTGCGTGTTCCACTTCCCCAGCCGCAAGCGCTTCTTCCGGGAGGTCGCCCGGGTGCTGCAACCCGGCGGCACGCTGGCGCTGTCGGACTTCGTGCTGGCCACCGGGTCGGCCGCGTCGGTGGCGCTCAACGTGCGGTCGGCCGGCCTGGGCGAGTGGTACGGCCGGTCGGCCACGCCGCTGACGTCCGTCGCCTACGAGCGGCTGGGACGCAGCGTGGGCCTGGAGCTGCTGGTCGACGACGACGTCACCGAGCGCACGCTGCCCACCTACCCGGCGCTGCGGCGGCTCTACAAGGAGTCCGGCGCGGTCGACGGGGTGATCACGGTCGACTCCGTCGAGCAGCTGGCCCGGGGCGGCGGCTGGGAGTACCACGTGCTGGCCTTCCGCAAGCCGGCCGGGGCCGAGGCCGGGGCCGGGGCCGACGGATGA
- a CDS encoding glycosyltransferase — protein MARFLFVVPPLVGHTNPTIPLGRELTRRGHAVAWTGHPEVIADLLPDDLTFIPVADAMPDDVVAAVERRLTKSTGGIGGFSTLWNDCVLPIAHQMLPGVRAAVDDFGADALVVDQHALAGAAVAEERGLPWATSATSSADLVDPLDGLPKVSAWLHEQMSAVLVAAGVDPPRAEAVDPRFSPHLVLAFTTRDLVGPTVAASGNCTFVGPSFDERPDDTDFPWDWLDGAKRNVLVTLGTLNWQTGGRFFAVAAEAFASYAAGEARAVFVAPADLVPDPPPNVLVAPRVPQLALLPHLDAVVCHGGHNTVCESLAHGVPLVVAAVRDDQPIVADQVVRSGAGVRVKFTRVTGPALREAVDTVLDDPSYRTAAERVQASFAASDGPAGAADRLEALVVDVPARSTSTKGP, from the coding sequence GTGGCCCGGTTCCTGTTCGTCGTCCCGCCCCTGGTCGGCCACACCAATCCGACGATCCCGCTGGGCCGCGAGCTGACCCGCCGCGGCCACGCCGTGGCCTGGACCGGGCACCCCGAGGTGATCGCCGACCTCCTGCCCGACGACCTCACCTTCATCCCGGTGGCCGACGCCATGCCCGACGACGTGGTGGCCGCGGTCGAGCGCCGGCTCACCAAGAGCACCGGCGGCATCGGCGGCTTCTCCACCCTGTGGAACGACTGCGTGCTGCCGATCGCCCACCAGATGCTGCCCGGCGTCCGGGCCGCGGTGGACGACTTCGGCGCCGACGCCCTGGTGGTCGACCAGCACGCCCTGGCCGGCGCGGCGGTGGCCGAGGAGCGGGGCCTGCCCTGGGCGACCTCGGCGACCAGCTCCGCCGACCTGGTCGACCCGCTCGACGGCCTGCCCAAGGTGTCCGCCTGGCTGCACGAGCAGATGAGCGCCGTGCTGGTGGCGGCCGGGGTCGACCCGCCGCGGGCCGAGGCCGTCGACCCCCGCTTCTCGCCCCACCTGGTGCTGGCCTTCACCACCCGCGACCTGGTCGGGCCGACGGTCGCGGCTTCCGGCAACTGCACCTTCGTGGGCCCGTCGTTCGACGAGCGGCCCGACGACACGGACTTCCCCTGGGACTGGCTCGACGGCGCCAAGCGCAACGTCCTGGTCACCCTGGGCACCCTCAACTGGCAGACGGGCGGCCGCTTCTTCGCTGTCGCCGCCGAGGCGTTCGCCTCCTACGCGGCCGGCGAGGCCCGGGCGGTCTTCGTCGCCCCTGCCGACCTGGTGCCCGACCCGCCTCCGAACGTGCTGGTGGCACCCCGTGTGCCGCAGCTGGCGCTGTTGCCGCACCTCGACGCGGTCGTGTGCCACGGGGGCCACAACACGGTGTGCGAGAGCCTGGCCCACGGCGTGCCGTTGGTGGTCGCGGCGGTGCGCGACGACCAGCCGATCGTCGCCGACCAGGTGGTTCGTTCCGGGGCCGGTGTGCGGGTGAAGTTCACCCGGGTGACCGGCCCGGCCCTTCGGGAGGCGGTCGACACGGTGCTCGACGATCCCTCCTACCGGACCGCGGCCGAGCGCGTGCAAGCGTCGTTCGCCGCATCGGACGGCCCCGCCGGGGCCGCCGACCGCCTGGAGGCGCTCGTCGTCGACGTGCCTGCGCGCTCCACCTCCACGAAGGGACCGTGA